In Halapricum desulfuricans, a single window of DNA contains:
- a CDS encoding type II toxin-antitoxin system VapC family toxin gives MIVLDSDVAVKLLREDDPVVKSHLSQYSNDAWAIPSLVGFEFFQHYERLDVVSQTQQRLLRVFDEILPFTDDVAVEAWRLNDRLLSQDVALDKLDLLNLATAREAGATFVTHNSNDFDKPPIYQLVDLDVIVS, from the coding sequence GTGATCGTGCTCGACAGCGACGTTGCGGTGAAATTGCTCCGCGAAGACGATCCGGTGGTGAAATCGCATCTGAGCCAGTACAGCAACGACGCCTGGGCGATCCCGTCGTTGGTCGGCTTCGAGTTCTTCCAGCACTACGAGCGGTTGGATGTCGTTTCTCAGACCCAGCAGCGGCTTCTCAGAGTCTTCGACGAGATCCTTCCATTCACAGACGATGTCGCAGTTGAAGCGTGGCGACTCAACGATCGGCTCCTTTCACAGGATGTTGCACTCGACAAACTCGACCTCCTGAACCTTGCCACCGCCCGCGAAGCCGGCGCGACGTTCGTCACTCACAACAGCAACGACTTCGACAAACCCCCGATCTACCAACTCGTCGATCTCGACGTCATCGTTTCCTGA
- a CDS encoding antitoxin VapB family protein, translating into MTTTIRVSDDVKDRLERLKRDDETFDELLDRLSRDEKDIEAIAGSFDRPEDEGLSESVIQTHEELNESLEDRTERSEQ; encoded by the coding sequence ATGACCACAACCATCCGAGTTTCCGACGACGTCAAAGATCGGCTCGAACGGCTGAAGCGCGACGACGAGACGTTTGACGAGTTGCTCGATCGACTCAGCCGAGATGAAAAGGATATCGAAGCCATCGCTGGCAGTTTCGATCGGCCAGAAGACGAGGGGCTGTCCGAATCCGTCATCCAAACACACGAGGAGCTAAACGAGTCTCTCGAAGATCGAACGGAGCGGTCTGAACAGTGA